ACTTTTAGTCACAGGAGGGACAAGCATGGAAGAAGAAACCATTAATATTTTAAATACTTTTTCCAAGCGAAAATTTATTTTTAACTTAGGTCATGGCGTTCTTCCAGAAACACCTATTGATCACATGGCTAGACTTTGTCAATTAATTCGCCAATATAAAAAATATGAATAGAAAAGATTCGGTGAAATAAAAATTTAGGAGAGTTTAAAGTTTTGGTTCGTAAAAAATTAGCGGTGGTTTTATTTAATCTTGGGGGTCCAGATAGTTTGGATGCAGTTAAACCATTCTTATTCAATCTTTTTTATGATAAAGCCATCATTAATCTTAATAATCCATGGCGATGGTTACTTGCCAAATTGATTTCTTCTAGAAGACATAAGAAAGCGCAAGGTATTTATAGTAAAATAGGTGGTTTTTCACCGCTTTTGAAAAATACGCAAGCTCAAGCTCTTGCCTTAGAAAATGAATTAGCAAAACAATTTGATTGTGAGGTGAAAGTTTTTATAACAATGCGATATTGGTATCCACGTGTTGAAGAAACCACCGACAGAGTAGTAAATTTTAACCCAGATGAAATAATTCTTTTACCTTTGTATCCTCAATATTCAAAGACAACAACAGGATCAAGTATAAAGGATTGGAATTTAGAAGCAGCTAAGAAGAAGATTAATGTACCAACAAAGATTATTTGTTGTTATCCTTTACTAGATGGTTATGTTAATACAATATCTAAAATTTTATCTGATAAATTGGTGGAAGCAAAAAGAACATTTCCTAAAGTCAGAATTTTATTTTCTGTTCATGGGTTACCGGAAAAAATTATTAAAGAAGGTGATCCTTATAAATTTCATATAGAAAAAACCGCAAAAAAAATTGTAGAAAATGCTGGAATTCAAAATGAAGATTGGATTGTTTGTTATCAAAGCAGGGTTGGTCCGGTGAAATGGATAGAACCTTTTTTGATTGATGAAATAAAAAGAGCAGGAAAAGACAAAATACCTGTTCTTGTCGCCCCTATAGGGTTTGTTTCTGAACATTCTGAAACATTGGTTGAATTAGATATAGATATGAAACTTTTATCTGAAAAATTGGGGGTTCCAGCTTTTTGGCGGGTTCCAACTGTTAGTACAAGAGATACCTTCATTAAAGGCTTGGTAAAAATGGTTAAAGATGTTTATAACAGATCAGAGATATGCCCACAAAATA
The sequence above is a segment of the Alphaproteobacteria bacterium genome. Coding sequences within it:
- the hemH gene encoding ferrochelatase, whose protein sequence is MVRKKLAVVLFNLGGPDSLDAVKPFLFNLFYDKAIINLNNPWRWLLAKLISSRRHKKAQGIYSKIGGFSPLLKNTQAQALALENELAKQFDCEVKVFITMRYWYPRVEETTDRVVNFNPDEIILLPLYPQYSKTTTGSSIKDWNLEAAKKKINVPTKIICCYPLLDGYVNTISKILSDKLVEAKRTFPKVRILFSVHGLPEKIIKEGDPYKFHIEKTAKKIVENAGIQNEDWIVCYQSRVGPVKWIEPFLIDEIKRAGKDKIPVLVAPIGFVSEHSETLVELDIDMKLLSEKLGVPAFWRVPTVSTRDTFIKGLVKMVKDVYNRSEICPQNIKECEDHYLLCQRRLLNIPR